One stretch of Pseudomonas fragi DNA includes these proteins:
- a CDS encoding glutathione S-transferase, whose protein sequence is MNEHVLYSFRRCPYAMRARMALRYSGVPLSIVEVSLKAKPAEMLAASPKGTVPVLVCADGRVIEQSLEIMHWALRQHDPDNWLQADHAGLIEANDSVFKVLLDRYKYAIRYPEQPMEHYRAQGVGYLQRLEDLLAHTPYLAGPALSLVDVALAPFVRQFAHVDREWFAQAPLPHLNAWLERFLASELFGSVMKKT, encoded by the coding sequence ATGAACGAACACGTACTGTATTCCTTCCGCCGCTGCCCCTATGCCATGCGAGCGCGCATGGCCTTGCGTTACAGCGGCGTGCCGCTGTCTATCGTCGAGGTCAGCCTCAAGGCCAAACCGGCCGAAATGCTCGCTGCCTCGCCCAAGGGCACGGTGCCGGTGCTGGTGTGTGCTGATGGTCGGGTGATCGAGCAAAGCCTGGAGATCATGCACTGGGCATTGCGCCAACATGACCCGGACAACTGGTTGCAAGCAGATCACGCAGGGCTGATCGAGGCGAATGACAGCGTCTTCAAGGTGCTGCTGGACCGCTACAAATATGCCATCCGCTACCCCGAGCAGCCGATGGAGCACTACCGGGCACAGGGTGTCGGGTATTTGCAGCGGCTGGAAGATTTGCTGGCGCATACGCCTTACCTTGCGGGGCCTGCGCTGAGCCTGGTGGATGTGGCCCTGGCGCCGTTTGTGCGGCAGTTTGCCCATGTTGATCGCGAGTGGTTTGCGCAAGCGCCGTTGCCGCATTTGAATGCCTGGCTGGAGCGGTTTTTGGCGTCGGAGTTGTTTGGCTCGGTGATGAAAAAAACCTGA